A window of Longimicrobium sp. genomic DNA:
CATGATCCCCGGCAACCACGACTGGGCCACCGGCACCGCCGGCGGGCTGGAGGCGGTGCGCACGCAGGCGCGCTACGTGAACGCGCACGGCCGCGGGCTGGTGCAGTTCCTTCCCGCCGACGGCTGCCCCGGCCCCGTTTCGCTGGACTTCGGCAACTACCTGCGCCTCATCATCCTCGACACCCAGTGGTGGCTGCAGGAGGGCTTTCCGCGCCCGTTCGGCGCCACCAGCGAGTGCCGGGCCAGGACCGAGGAGGAGATCGTGGACTCGCTGCGCGCCGACCTGGGCTCGGCGGGGCAGCGGCGCACCGTGGTCGTCAGCCATCATCCCCTGGTCTCCGGCGGGCAGCACGGCGGCTACTTCGACTGGCCCACCTACCTCTTCCCCTTCCACCCGTGGGCGCGGCAGGCGGGCGCCTTCGCGCGGCAGGACGTGAGCGGGCGCGAGTACCGCACCATGATCACCGCGCTCTCGCGCGCCTACCAGCCCAACGCGCCGCTGGTGCACGCGGCCGGGCACGAGCACAACCTGCAGCTGCTGCGCGGCGTGGGGGCCAAGTACCAGGTGGTGAGCGGCGCGGGGATCTACAACCACACCACGCAGACGCGCGCCATTTCCGGGACCCTGTACGCGCGGCGGGTGAGCGGGTGGGTGACGATGGCCTTCCTGCGCGACGGCCGGGTGCGCATGGCGTACCGCATCGTGAACCCCGACGGCACCTTCCGCGAGGACTACTCGATGTGGCTGGACGTGCCGCCGCTGGTGCCCGAGTCGCAGGGCGCGCCCACCACGCCGCACGCGGCCGAGAACTCCGGGCCCACCACGCCCACGCCGGCGGGGCAGGTGCCGCGCCCCGCGCCGGTGGCGCCGGCCGCGCCGCCGCCGGCCCCGGTGGCCCCGTCGTCGCCCACGCCCGTCACCACGCCTCCACCCCGGCCGGCGCCCCCACCGCCGCCCCCCGCGGGAGCCCGTCCGTGATTCATCGCTCCACCGCGTACGCCGTTCTCGCCGCCGCGTGGCTCGCCGGGCCCGCGGCGCTCGCTTCGCAGCGCTCTTCCGACACCGTCGTGGCCGCGGGGCCGCGCTACCGGGCCGGCGGGGTGCACCGCTGGCTGCTGGGCTCCACCTGGCGCGACCTGTGGACCGCGCCCGCCACCATCCCCGTGCTGGACCTGGGGACGTACGCGGGCGGGCTGACGCCCACCGAGACGGGGGGCGGGCTGCAGACGCACTCGCTGCGCTTCCGCGCGGACAACGGGCGCGAGTACGCCTTCCGCTCGGCCGACAAGGACCAGACGCAGTCGCTCCACCCCGATCTCCGCGGGCGGACGCTGACCGCGTGGGTGGTGCAGGACCAGGTCTCGTCCCTCGTCCCCGCCGCCGGCGTGGCCGCGCACCGGGTGGAGGCGGCGGCCGGGGTGCCGCACACCACCGAGGAATTGTTCGTGATGCCCGACGACCCGCGCCTGGGCGAGTTCCGCCGGCAGTTCGCGGGGATGGTGGGCACCATGGAGGAGCGGCCGGCCGCCGGGCGCACGGGGGTGCACGCGCTGGCCGGCGCGGACCGGATCGTGGAGACGGAGGAGTTCCTGGACTCGCTGCAGAGCGGGCACGGCGAGCGCCTGGACGACCGCGGCTACCTGGCCGTCCGCCTGGTCGACATCCTGCTGGGCGACTGGGACCGGCACGGCGGGCAGTACCTGTGGGCGCGCTTTCCGCAGGCCGGCGGGGGGCATCTCTGGCGCGTGCTGCCGCGCGACCGCGACTACGCCTTCGTGGACTACGACGGGCTGGGGCCGCGCATCGCCCACGGCTTCATCCCCAACGTCATCCACTACCGCGGCACCATCGACCTGCGCCCCTTGCTGCTGAACGCGTCGCAGCTGGACCACCGGCTGCTGGGCGCCATCCCCCGCACCGCGTGGGACTCGGTGACGGCGGCGGTGCGCGCGGAGCTGACCGACGCCGAGATCGACGCGGCGGTGGGCGCCCTGCCCGCGGCCTGGCGCCAGCGTGAGGGCGCGCGGCTGTCGCGCACGCTGAAGGAGCGGCGCGACGACCTGCCGCGCGTATCCGCCAGCTTCTACCACATCATCGCCCGCGAGCCCGAGGCGCACGCGACGGATCTGGCCGACGCGGCGGTCGTCGAGCGGCAGCCGGACGGGAACGTGTGGGTCACCCTCACCCCGGCGGGCGGCGGTGAGCCCATCTACCGGCGCTGGTTCAACTGGTGGGACACGCGCGAGGTCCGCGTCTACCTGCACGGCGGCGGCGACGTCGCCCGGGTGACGGGGACGGGGCCCGAGCAGGTGATCGTGCGGGTGATCGGCGGCGGGGGCGACGACGACCTGCGCGATGAGGGGCGCGCGGGGCACCGCACCGCCTTCTACGACTCGGAGGGCGACAACCGCTACACGCGGCGCGACCACACCAAGGTCGACGAGAGTCCGTGGGAGCCGAAGCTGTGGGTGCCGGGCGGCGGCTCGCTTCCGCCGCGCGAGTGGGGGACCTCGGGGGGGCTGCTGACGCCGGCGTTCGGGTGGCGCCCGGCGTCGGTGGGGCCGTACGTGGGGATCGGGCCGTCGTGGACGCGCTACGGCTTCCGCCGCCAGCCGTACGCCACCAAGCAGCAGGTGCGCTTCATGTGGGCGGTGCAGCACGCCCGCTTCGGCGCCGAGTACCTGGGCGACTTCCGCTACGTGGGCCGGCCTGAGGACATGACGCTGGTGCTGGCGCGCGTCTCGGAGATGGAGGCCAGCCGCTTCCACGGCTTCGGCAACGACACCGGCGGCGAGGGCGAGACCAGCTCGCACTTCCGCGTCTTCGAGCACCAGCTGATGGGGAACGCGGCGTACTGGCGCGGCGTCGGGCGGCGCGCGTGGGTGGTGGGCGAGATCACCGGCCGCTTCACCGACCCCGAGCCCCGGGCGGGAACGCCGGCCGGCGACCTGCACCCGCGCGGGTCCGACGACTTCGCCATCGTGGGCGGACGGCTCGGCCTGGTGCTCGACCGGGCCGACACCACCGCGTATCCGCGCCGCGGGTGGAAGCTGGAGACGTGGGGGACGGGGTTCCCCATCGCCTTCCACGACGCCACGGCCTTCGGGCGGGCGCGGGCGGTGGGGATCACCTACCTCTCCGCGAGGGAGCTCGGGCCCACGCTGGCGCTGCGCGCGGGCGGCGAGCGGGTGTGGGGGGGATTCCCCTTCCAGTACGCGGCCTTCCTGGGCGGCGGGGGGACCATCCGCGGCTACCAGTCCGAGCGCTACCAGGGCGACGCCTCGGCCTTCGGCACGGCCGAGCTGCGGCAGGTGGTCACCCGCGCCAACCTCCTGGTCGCGCGCGGCGAGCTGGGGGTGCTGGCGCTGGCCGACGCGGGGCGGGTGTGGTACGGCGGCGCGTCGCCCGGCGACTGGCACACCGCGTACGGCGGCGGGCTCTTCTTCGCCTTCATGGACCGGCGCCGCGCCGTCACCGTGACGTACGCCCACGGCGAGCGCAACACGGTGTACGCCGGCTTCGGGCTCCCGTTCTGACGCGGCGCCAGGAGATGGCGAGCGCCCCGCGCCGTTTCACCGGCCCTTCCCCGCGGCCGCGCTTCCCCGCCGGATGGGCCCGCGGCGGCGAGCTGGTCGTCCGCTTCGCCGCGCCCGGCCGCGACGCGCTGGACCGCATCGCCGGGGGCCCGCTCCCGGCGGGGATCGCGGCGGAATCCCCATCCACCGAGCTGTTCCGCGACGTCTACTACGACACGCCGGAGCTGGACCTGCGCCGCCGCGGGGCCACCGCCGGCGTGCGCTTTCACCCCTCGGGCGAGCTGACGCTGGCGGTGGAGGTGCGCGGATCGGAGGACGCGCTCCCCCGGAGCGCCGCCGAGAGCGCGCCCGCCGCGGACGCCGCGGCGCTCTTCGCGGCCGAGAGCGAGCCCGCCCGCCTGCTCCGCGCGCTGATCGACCCCGCGCACCTGGACCCCTGGCTGGAGGTGGAGACGCGCCGCCGCGTCCGCCTGGCCGCCGCTCCCTCCGCGGAGGGGGACGAGGGGCTGGAGATGGAGATCGCCTGCGACGAGCGGACGGTGCGCGACCGCGACGTCACCGCCGAGCTGTTCGAGGTGGAGGTCCGGCTGGCGGAGGACACCGCCGAGGGGCGCGCCGCCGCCCGCGCGCTGGAGACGGAGTTCGGCCTCACCCTGCTCACGGGCGACCCGCTCCGCCGCTGGTCCCGCAGCCTGGAGGAGACCGAGGTCGACTGGCTGGAAGAGGCCGTCCGCTCCTCGCGCCGCGTGGCCGTGCTGGCCTACCAGGGCGGCCGGGTGGCGCTGCTGAACCGCGACGGCTCGCTGCAGGTGCCGGCCGGGCCGGGAACCGGGCTGCAGGCCGCGCGCCGCGTGCTGGACGAGGTGCTGAACGCCAGCGGCCGCCTGCGCCTGGCGGGCACCGGCCCCGGCTCCGCGCGCCACCCGGCGACGGAGGTCTGGCTCGCGGAAGAGCTGGCGTACGCGCCGGGAACGGAGGGGATGGTGCACGTGGCGGTCGACGAGCTGATCGAGGCCGCCGGCTCGCCCGCGGTGCGCGACCCGGCCACCCTCTCGGCGCTGCACGTGCTGGCGCGCTCGGGCGTGGCCGCGCACCCCGTCTCGGGCGACTGGGCGGCGGAGACGGACGCGCTGGACCCGCTCCACGCCGCCCCGCCGTACGCGCCGCCGCCGGGCGCCTTCGACGAGAGCAGCCTTCCGCCGGGCACGCTGCTGAACCCCGAGCTCAGCGTGCTGGCCTTCAACCGCCGCGTGCTGGAGCTGGCGGGCGACCGCGCGGTGCCGCTGCTGGAGCGGGTGCGCTTCCTCTCCATCTTCGGCGGCAACCTGGACGAGTTCTTCCGCGTGCGCGTGGCCGGGTACAAGCGGCAGGTGGCGCAGGGGTCCGAGAAGCCGGGGATGGACGGCGTTCCCCCGCGCGCGCAGCTCGACGCCATCGGCACCCGCGCGCGGCGGCTGGCCGACTCGGCGTACCGCCTGCTCTTCGACACGCTGATGCCGGAGCTGCGCGAGCGCGGGATCGACGTGGTGCGGCGCAGCGGCCTGGACCGCGACGAGCGGGCGTGGCTGCGCGACTACTACGACGCCGAGGTCCACCCGCTGCTCACGCCGCTGGCCGCCGGGCCGGGGCACCCGTTCCCGCACATTCGCAACCAGCGTCCGGCGCTGGTCGCCATCCTCCGCGAGCCGCTGACGGGCGGGGAACGGCTGGGCGTGGTCGAGCTGCCGGACGGCCTCCCGCGCTTCGTCTCCCCCGGCGGCGGGCGGTACGTGCCGCTGGAGACGGTCATCATCGAGAACCTCCACCGCCTGTATCCGGGGATGGAGGTGGACAGCGCCTCCACCTTCCGCGTCACCCGCAGCGCCGAGCTGCAGCTGGAGCCGGGGCGCCTGGCCGACCTGCTGCAGGCGGTGGAGGAAGAGGTGCGCCGCCGCCGCTTCCGCCCCGTGGTCCGCGTGGAGGTGGAGGATTCCATCCCGGGCCGCCTGCGCGAAACGCTGCTGCGCGAGCTGCGGCACGAGGCGCCCGACCGCGCCTGGCCGCTGGGCGACGAGGACGTGTACGAGGTGGAGGGGTTGATTGACCTGCGCGGCCTGCGCGAGCTGGCGTCGCTGGAGATCGCGGACGCGCACTGGCCGCCCGAGGAAACGCACGAGCGGCTGGACCCCGGCGTCCCCATCGCCGACGTGCTGCGCGAGCGCGAGGTGCTGGTGGAGTTCCCGCGCGACTCGTTCGAGGCCACCGTCGAGCGCTTCGTGCTGGAGGCGGCGGAGGACCCGGACGTCGTCGCGATCAAGCTGGCCCTCTACCGCACCAACCGGAAGTCGCGGATCGTGGAGGCGCTGCGCCGCGCCAGCTCGCGCGGCAAGCAGGTGGTGGCGCTGGTGGAGCTGACCGCGCGCTTCGACGAGGAGCGCAACATCGAGTGGGCGCGCTACCTTCGCTCCTCCGGCATCCACGTGGTCTACGGCCTCCCCGGGCTGAAGGTGCACGCCAAGGTGGCGCTCGTCGTGCGCCGCGAATCGGGCGGGGTGCGGCGCTACGCGTACGTGGGGACGGGGAACCTGAACGCCACCACGGCCGCCGCGTACACCGACCTGGGCCTGCTGACGGCGGACCCCGGGATCACGGAAGAGATCTCCGAGCTCTTCAACATGCTCACCGGCGCCGGGGGCGAGCCGCACCACCGCCTTCTCCTCGTCGCCCCACGGACGATGCGCACGCGGTTCGTGGAGATGATCGACCGCGAGACCGAGCACGCGCGCGCCGGCCGCGGCGGCCACGTCATCGCCAAGGTGAACGGGCTGGCGGACCTGGAGCTGATCGCCGCGCTCTACCGCGCGTCGCGCGCCGGGGTGCGCGTCGACCTGATCGTGCGCGGGCTGTGCGCGCTGCGCCCCGGCGTGGCGGAGGTGTCGGAGACCATCCGCGTGGTCAGCATCCTGGGCCGCTACCTGGAGCACGCGCGCATCTTCCGCTTCGCCAACGGCGGCGATCCGGAGTACTACATCGGGTCGGCGGACTGGCGCACGCGCAACCTGAGCCGGCGCGTGGAGGTGGCCGCTCCGGTCCGCGCCCCCGCGCACCGCGCGCGGCTGGACGAGATCCTGCGCGCGCAGCTGGAGCACCCGCGCGCCTGGGAGCTGGGCGCCGACGGCACGTACTACCAGCGCCCGGCCATGGCCCCCCGCCAGGCGCGGGTGCCGCCGCCCGACCCCGATCGCCGCGCGATCATCACGGGATAAACCGATGGGCACAACGAGGGAGATGGAGATCACGGGGGAAGATTCGTCCTCCCGTGTTCTCGATCCTTCCTCGCTGAGAGCCTGAAAGAAGGGTAGGGGAGATGGAGATTCCAATCGGCCGCCGGCCCGCGCTCGCCCTCGTGGCCGCCGTTCTGGCGGGATGCGCCCGCGGCGACGCGGGGGAGGCGAAGGCGCCGGAGGTGGCCTGCGCGGTGGTGGAGAAGGGGATCACCCTGCCCGAGGAGCTGCGCGAGAGCAGCGGCATCGTGGCCAGCCGCAGGCACGCGGGGGTGT
This region includes:
- a CDS encoding metallophosphoesterase; its protein translation is MEMREARRALAAAFLCAAVLMMAGCFRYVKGLGRLIPNVAETDTVELRLVLVGDAGLPAPGGEPVMKALRTELSYDPKHSFVVFLGDNVYPRGMVLDSTAAERRENERIINDQLAPLISQGVHGIMIPGNHDWATGTAGGLEAVRTQARYVNAHGRGLVQFLPADGCPGPVSLDFGNYLRLIILDTQWWLQEGFPRPFGATSECRARTEEEIVDSLRADLGSAGQRRTVVVSHHPLVSGGQHGGYFDWPTYLFPFHPWARQAGAFARQDVSGREYRTMITALSRAYQPNAPLVHAAGHEHNLQLLRGVGAKYQVVSGAGIYNHTTQTRAISGTLYARRVSGWVTMAFLRDGRVRMAYRIVNPDGTFREDYSMWLDVPPLVPESQGAPTTPHAAENSGPTTPTPAGQVPRPAPVAPAAPPPAPVAPSSPTPVTTPPPRPAPPPPPPAGARP
- the ppk1 gene encoding polyphosphate kinase 1, with amino-acid sequence MASAPRRFTGPSPRPRFPAGWARGGELVVRFAAPGRDALDRIAGGPLPAGIAAESPSTELFRDVYYDTPELDLRRRGATAGVRFHPSGELTLAVEVRGSEDALPRSAAESAPAADAAALFAAESEPARLLRALIDPAHLDPWLEVETRRRVRLAAAPSAEGDEGLEMEIACDERTVRDRDVTAELFEVEVRLAEDTAEGRAAARALETEFGLTLLTGDPLRRWSRSLEETEVDWLEEAVRSSRRVAVLAYQGGRVALLNRDGSLQVPAGPGTGLQAARRVLDEVLNASGRLRLAGTGPGSARHPATEVWLAEELAYAPGTEGMVHVAVDELIEAAGSPAVRDPATLSALHVLARSGVAAHPVSGDWAAETDALDPLHAAPPYAPPPGAFDESSLPPGTLLNPELSVLAFNRRVLELAGDRAVPLLERVRFLSIFGGNLDEFFRVRVAGYKRQVAQGSEKPGMDGVPPRAQLDAIGTRARRLADSAYRLLFDTLMPELRERGIDVVRRSGLDRDERAWLRDYYDAEVHPLLTPLAAGPGHPFPHIRNQRPALVAILREPLTGGERLGVVELPDGLPRFVSPGGGRYVPLETVIIENLHRLYPGMEVDSASTFRVTRSAELQLEPGRLADLLQAVEEEVRRRRFRPVVRVEVEDSIPGRLRETLLRELRHEAPDRAWPLGDEDVYEVEGLIDLRGLRELASLEIADAHWPPEETHERLDPGVPIADVLREREVLVEFPRDSFEATVERFVLEAAEDPDVVAIKLALYRTNRKSRIVEALRRASSRGKQVVALVELTARFDEERNIEWARYLRSSGIHVVYGLPGLKVHAKVALVVRRESGGVRRYAYVGTGNLNATTAAAYTDLGLLTADPGITEEISELFNMLTGAGGEPHHRLLLVAPRTMRTRFVEMIDRETEHARAGRGGHVIAKVNGLADLELIAALYRASRAGVRVDLIVRGLCALRPGVAEVSETIRVVSILGRYLEHARIFRFANGGDPEYYIGSADWRTRNLSRRVEVAAPVRAPAHRARLDEILRAQLEHPRAWELGADGTYYQRPAMAPRQARVPPPDPDRRAIITG